The following are from one region of the Mesorhizobium sp. B4-1-4 genome:
- the betB gene encoding betaine-aldehyde dehydrogenase, which produces MRAQPTASHYVNGRYIDDEQGAPLPVIYPATGETIAMLRSATPNVLELAIEAARAAQPAWARLKPVERGRILRRAADILRARNADLARIETLDTGKAIQETLVADAPSAADCLEYFGGAVAAYNGEAVDLGGPFAYTRREALGVCVGIGAWNYPIQIAGWKSAPALAMGNAMVFKPSENTPLSALALAEIYSEAGLPDGLFNVVQGYGDVGAGLVGHDIVAKVSVTGSVPTGRKVLSSAGSKMKHATMELGGKSPLIVFDDADIENAIGGAMLGNFYSTGQICSNGTRVFVQSGIHDRFVERLVERTKKIRIGDPLDPETQMGPLVSRAQHEKVVGYIEAGKQDGATLACGGNVPSLQGFQGGFFVEPTVFTGVTDTMRIAREEIFGPVMSVLKFDGEDEVIDRANDTEFGLAAGVFTRDLPRAHRVIAELQAGTCWINAYNLTPVEIPFGGFKQSGIGRENSLAALALYSQLKAVYVEMGDVASPY; this is translated from the coding sequence ATGCGCGCCCAGCCCACGGCATCGCACTATGTCAACGGACGCTATATCGACGACGAGCAGGGCGCGCCGTTGCCGGTCATCTATCCGGCAACGGGCGAGACCATCGCGATGCTGCGTTCGGCGACGCCGAACGTGCTGGAACTCGCGATCGAGGCCGCACGGGCCGCACAGCCGGCCTGGGCGCGGCTGAAGCCGGTCGAGCGCGGCCGCATCCTGCGCCGCGCCGCCGACATTTTGCGCGCCCGCAACGCAGATCTCGCCCGCATCGAAACGTTGGACACCGGGAAGGCGATCCAGGAGACGCTTGTGGCGGACGCGCCTTCGGCGGCGGACTGCCTTGAATATTTCGGCGGCGCGGTCGCCGCCTATAATGGTGAGGCCGTCGATCTTGGCGGTCCCTTTGCCTATACGCGGCGCGAGGCGCTCGGCGTCTGCGTCGGCATCGGCGCCTGGAACTACCCGATCCAGATCGCCGGCTGGAAATCGGCGCCGGCGCTGGCCATGGGCAACGCCATGGTGTTCAAGCCGTCGGAGAACACCCCTCTTTCGGCGTTGGCGCTGGCCGAGATCTACAGCGAGGCCGGCCTGCCCGATGGGCTGTTCAATGTGGTGCAGGGCTATGGCGACGTCGGCGCCGGGCTCGTCGGCCACGATATCGTCGCCAAGGTCTCGGTGACGGGCTCGGTGCCGACCGGCCGAAAGGTGTTGTCATCAGCCGGTTCGAAGATGAAGCACGCGACGATGGAGCTTGGGGGGAAGTCGCCGCTGATCGTCTTCGACGACGCCGACATCGAGAACGCCATCGGCGGCGCCATGCTCGGCAATTTCTATTCGACCGGCCAGATCTGCTCCAACGGCACGCGAGTCTTCGTGCAAAGCGGCATTCATGACCGCTTCGTCGAACGATTGGTCGAGCGGACGAAGAAGATTCGTATCGGCGATCCGCTCGACCCCGAGACCCAGATGGGTCCGCTGGTATCCAGGGCGCAGCATGAGAAGGTGGTCGGCTATATCGAGGCCGGCAAGCAGGACGGCGCAACACTCGCCTGCGGCGGCAACGTGCCTTCCTTGCAAGGCTTCCAGGGCGGCTTCTTTGTCGAGCCGACGGTATTTACGGGTGTCACCGACACGATGCGCATCGCGCGCGAGGAAATCTTCGGGCCTGTGATGAGCGTGCTGAAATTCGATGGCGAGGACGAGGTGATCGACCGTGCCAACGACACCGAATTCGGCCTCGCCGCGGGCGTGTTCACGCGCGACCTGCCGCGCGCCCATCGCGTCATCGCCGAGCTTCAGGCCGGCACCTGCTGGATCAATGCCTACAATCTGACGCCGGTGGAAATTCCTTTCGGCGGCTTCAAGCAGTCCGGCATCGGCCGCGAGAACTCGCTGGCGGCACTGGCGCTTTATTCGCAGCTGAAGGCTGTCTATGTCGAAATGGGAGATGTGGCGAGCCCGTATTGA